The following are encoded together in the Mycosarcoma maydis chromosome 4, whole genome shotgun sequence genome:
- a CDS encoding putative 60S ribosome biogenesis protein, whose product MPQNDYIEEHIRRHGRRLDHEERQRKRAAREVHKASAVAQKVTGLKAKMLNKKRRNEKIQMKKTLKAHEERDVKQASTSSDPNQALPTYLLDREGQKDAKALSSAVKERRKDKAARYSVPLPQVRGIAEDEAFKVIKTGKRKQKGWKRMVTKPTFVGESFTRKPPKLERFIRPMGLRYNKAHVTHPELKASFNLPIVGVKKNPQSPLYTQLGVLTKGTIIEVNVSELGMTTTTGKVVWGKYAQVTNNPENDGCVNAVLLLSS is encoded by the exons ATGCCTCAG AACGATTACATTGAAGAGCACATTCGTCGACACGGTCGCAGGCTCGATCATGAGGAGCGTCAGAGGAAGCGCGCCGCCCGAGAGGTACACAAAGCCTCGGCCGTGGCGCAAAAGGTGACGGGTctcaaggccaagatgctcaacaagaagcGTCGCAACGAAAAGATCCAGATGAAAAAGACGCTGAAAGCACACGAGGAGCGAGACGTCAAGCAGGCATCCACCTCTTCTGATCCCAACCAGGCGCTTCCCACGTATTTGCTGGATCGTGAAGGTCAGAAGGACGCAAAGGCGCTCTCATCTGCAGTCAAGGAGAGGAGAAAGGACAAGGCGGCAAGATACTCGGTGCCTTTGCCACAGGTGCGTGGTATcgccgaggacgaggcaTTCAAGGTCATCAAGACAggaaagcgcaagcagaaggGATGGAAGCGAATGGTTACCAAGCCTACCTTTGTCGGTGAGAGTTTCACCCGAAAGCCACCCAAGCTTGAGCGTTTTATTCGACCTATGGGTTTGCGATACAACAAGGCGCACGTCACACATCCCGAGCTCAAAGCTTCCTTCAACCTGCCCATCGTCGGTGTCAAGAAAAACCCGCAGAGTCCCCTCTACACTCAACTCGGCGTATTGACAAAGGGTACCATCATCGAAGTCAATGTTTCCGAGCTCGGAATGACGACTACCACTGGCAAAGTCGTCTGGGGTAAATACGCTCAGGTGACCAACAATCCAGAGAACGACGGCTGCGTCAACGCGGTCCTCCTTCTCTCGTCCTGA
- a CDS encoding uncharacterized protein (related to SPT14 - N-acetylglucosaminyltransferase), producing the protein MVSDFFYPNVGGVEGHIYFVGGRLLSLGHKVIVITHAYVPDRVGVRYLSNGLKVYHVPYQVIARQDTLPNFFALFPALRSILIREQIQIVHGHQALSSMAHEGILHARTLGLRAVFTDHSLFGFADTASILTNKLLRFALSDVDAVICVSHTGKENTTLRANLDPSKVSVIPNAVVAEQFLPDPSRTQTDKLTVVVLSRLMYRKGIDLLIAAIPRLCTAHSDLHFLIGGDGPKRVELEQMRERFLLQDRVELCGAVRQGDVRDHLTRGAIFLNTSLTEAFGTGIIEAACAGLFIVSTRVGGIPEVLPPSMVRLAKPEEDDIVRAMDDAIAYVRAGKHDPLAYHQAVKHMYSWSDVAKRVDSVYHQAMQNELPRPSERLARYSAGGVIAGKIFVIIVVVDMLFLKLLELWLPDSCIDRCPAFRPSHLQASKTKPPDQVQDPSTVELPEDEAQAMADVLS; encoded by the exons ATGGTCTCAGACTTCTTCTATCCAAACGTCGGCGGCGTGGAAGGACACATCTACTTTGTTGGGGGTCGACTATTGTCTCTAGGCCACAAG GTCATCGTGATCACGCATGCCTACGTGCCGGATCGCGTCGGCGTACGCTATCTGTCCAACGGGCTCAAAGTATATCACGTTCCGTACCAGGTGATCGCTCGTCAAGACACGCTTCCCAACTTTTTCGCGCTCTTCCCTGCTCTACGATCGATTCTCATCCGCGAGCAAATTCAGATTGTCCACGGACATCAAGCGCTGTCGTCCATGGCTCACGAAGGCATCCTTCACGCGCGTACGTTGGGATTGCGCGCGGTGTTTACCGATCACAGTCTGTTTGGCTTTGCGGACACGGCTTCGATTTTGACCAACAAGCTGCTTCGATTTGCGCTGAGCGATGTCGACGCTGTGATTTGCGTCTCACATACTGGCAAGGAGAATACGACCCTGCGTGCTAATCTGGATCCTAGCAAGGTCTCAGTGATTCCCAACGCGGTAGTCGCTGAGCAGTTTTTGCCTGATCCTTCGCGCACACAGACAGACAAGCTGACTGTGGTCGTTTTGAGCCGACTAATGTATCGTAAGGGGATCGATCTGTTGATTGCAGCGATTCCAAGGCTTTGTACAGCTCACTCAGATCTTCACTTTCTCATTG GCGGTGATGGACCGAAAAGAGTGGAACTAGAGCAGATGCGGGAGCGATTCCTGCTGCAAGATCGCGTCGAGCTTTGCGGAGCTGTACGTCAAGGCGACGTGAGAGACCATTTGACACGCGGGGCGATCTTTCTCAACACATCGTTGACCGAGGCATTCGGCACTGGCATCATCGAAGCCGCATGTGCAGGCCTTTTCATCGTTTCGACGCGGGTGGGCGGCATTCCGGAAGTGCTACCACCGTCGATGGTGCGGCTTGCCAAACCggaggaggacgacatTGTGCGAGCGATGGACGATGCCATTGCATACGTTCGAGCGGGAAAGCACGATCCTTTGGCATACCACCAAGCGGTCAAGCACATGTATTCCTGGTCAGACGTCGCCAAACGCGTCGACAGCGTATACCACCAAGCGATGCAGAACGAATTGCCACGCCCTTCTGAACGCTTGGCTAGATACAGTGCAGGAGGCGTCATTGCAGGCAAGATCTTTGTCATTATCGTGGTCGTAGACATGCTCTTTCTGAAATTGCTCGAGTTGTGGCTGCCCGATAGCTGCATTGATCGCTGTCCTGCCTTCCGTCCGAGCCACCTCCAGGCGTCAAAAACCAAGCCACCTGACCAAGTTCAAGATCCGTCGACCGTCGAGTTGCCAGAAGACGAGGCACAAGCCATGGCAGATGTACTCTCCTAG
- a CDS encoding uncharacterized protein (related to NAD-dependent deacetylase sirtuin type 4) yields MRISIPSIPEQAARKLVQHSVDHASNLVAEFVSAAKGKALIMTGAGISVDSGIAPYRGENGHYTIHKHYRPIFYHEFVDASDKGHLARQRYFSRSFLGFPTVRVAQANKGHYSIAAIQRLGYVPEYITQNVDNLHHAATPSASLAASTILELHGTLKHVVCVSSPEGYRKDEHKGPINPEFYDALTSTWYLRGPRAVTLREENTPSGSAYPAGCSFRGSRAVFQDELTRLNPAWAQLQREMAETGKSPKTNPDGDVELHNVDYSTFNYPACPNCGGVLKPAVIFFGESVPDKLRDHSYEMVENANAMLLIGTSLATYSAFRLVKQAVEQNKPVMVLNRGPTRADGILPESAKIELGSSEVLSKVAHLLSNGRQHKDVVLQSLLTSGVTIRPNEASGVISS; encoded by the coding sequence ATGAGGATATCAATACCGTCTATCCCGGAACAGGCGGCTAGGAAGCTGGTTCAACATAGCGTTGACCATGCATCAAACCTTGTAGCCGAATTTGTGTCGGCCGCCAAAGGCAAGGCGCTGATCATGACGGGAGCAGGTATCTCTGTCGACTCTGGTATAGCACCGTATCGAGGGGAGAATGGCCATTATACGATTCATAAACATTATAGGCCGATCTTCTACCACGAGTTTGTCGACGCTTCCGACAAAGGACATCTGGCGCGGCAACGATACTTCTCAAGGTCGTTCCTTGGCTTCCCCACAGTGCGTGTTGCTCAAGCCAACAAAGGGCATTACAGTATTGCAGCAATACAGCGTTTAGGGTACGTTCCCGAATACATCACACAGAACGTCGACAATCTTCACCATGCAGCAACACCTTCAGCATCGCTTGCGGCAAGTACAATATTGGAATTGCACGGGACGCTCAAGCATGTAGTATGCGTATCGAGTCCAGAAGGCTACCGTAAAGACGAGCACAAAGGCCCAATCAATCCCGAGTTCTACGATGCGCTCACGTCAACTTGGTATCTGAGAGGACCAAGAGCCGTGACACTTCGCGAGGAAAACACACCATCCGGGTCAGCATACCCAGCAGGGTGCTCGTTTCGAGGATCGCGCGCAGTGTTCCAAGACGAATTGACGCGACTCAATCCAGCATGGGCTCAACTACAGCgcgagatggccgagacgGGCAAGTCTCCGAAAACCAATCCCGACGGCGACGTGGAACTGCACAACGTCGATTACAGCACGTTCAACTACCCAGCTTGCCCCAACTGCGGCGGAGTGTTGAAACCGGCGGTCATCTTCTTTGGAGAATCTGTGCCGGACAAGCTGCGAGATCATTCGTacgagatggtcgagaACGCCAACGCTATGCTGTTGATCGGCACGAGTCTTGCCACTTACTCGGCGTTTCGGCTGGTCAAGCAAGCAGTGGAACAGAACAAGCCCGTCATGGTCCTGAATCGTGGGCCAACCAGAGCTGACGGCATCCTACCCGAATCGGCAAAGATCGAGTTAGGTTCGTCTGAAGTCTTGTCGAAAGTAGCACACTTGCTGTCAAACGGCCGCCAACACAAGGATGTTGTCTTGCAGAGTTTGCTCACTTCTGGAGTCACGATTCGGCCAAACGAAGCAAGCGGCGTGATCAGCAGTTGA
- a CDS encoding transporter YIP1 (related to YIP1 - Golgi integral membrane protein), with translation MSAIFDSSSPYGYGAQASGSKASQATSSGQAGNPLDFYSNPSSNHPFSSYYSSGTGHDGFATGSNARPSLEGNMSSSAGYAPGSAAHAMMSSQMGFWSAFGTGGFPDEPPLMEELGINIGHIVDKTLTVLNPLHSYSASHAKDAHMMDDADLAGPLLFCFLFGMTLLLAGKSQFGYVYGVALFGAISIYTLLNLMSEGGIDAYRVASVLGYCLLPLCILSTASIVVRLDSFIGYIVSPLFILWCSTSASGIFVSILRLSEQRLLVAYPVGLFYACFALLSVFDVGQ, from the exons ATgtcggccatctttgatTCATCCTCACCTTATGGCTACGGTGCTCAGGCCTCGGGCTCAAAAGCTTCGCAGGCTACTTCATCTGGTCAAGCTGGCAACCCGCTGGATTTCTACAGCAATCCTTCCTCTAACCATCCATTCTCTTCGTACTACTCGTCCGGCACTGGGCACGATGGCTTCGCTACAGGGAGCAATGCGCGTCCATCTCTAGAAGGCAACATGTCATCGTCGGCGGGCTATGCGCCAGGATCAGCCGCACACGCCATGATGAGCTCGCAGATGGGCTTCTGGTCTGCATTCGGCACGGGTGGATTCCCCGACGAGCCTCCGCTCATGGAGGAGCTTGGCATCAACATTGGCCATATTGTGGACAAGACCTTAACCGTGCTCAACCCTCTGCATAGCTACTCGGCATCGCATGCCAAGGACGCGCACATGATGGACGATGCCGATCTCGCCGGGCCCCTCTTGTTTTGCTTCCTGTTCGGCATGACGCTCCTCTTGGCAGGCAAGAGTCAGTTTGGCTATGTCTATGGTGTCGCTCTTTTCGGCGCTATTAGCATCTacacgctgctcaacctTATGAGTGAAGGAGGCATCGATGCGTATCGAGTCGCTTCGGTCCTTGGCTACTGTCTCCTACCGCTTTGCATTCTCAGCACcgccagcatcgtcgtccgctTAGA TTCCTTCATAGGCTACATCGTCTCGCCTCTCTTCATCCTCTGGTGTTCCACTTCGGCGTCGGGCATCTTTGTCTCGATCTTGCGGCTATCAGAGCAGCGCCTGCTTGTGGCCTATCCGGTAGGACTCTTCTATGCGTGTTTTGCtctgttgagcgtcttCGATGTTGGTCAGTGA